GGGGTGGGACAAGCGGTATCAGACATCGTGCGCGAGCGCTTCGCGACAGATGAACGTGGCCGTTCGGCAGTACAGGCAGTCGACGACCAGCCCGGAAGCCCGGAGGCGACAGCCTCACTCAGATCCGTGCTGCGAGCCGAGTTGGAGGCTGACCCGGAGTTCGCCCGGAAGATCTCCGCAGCCTTGGAAGAGCCCCCGACTGCCACCTCCTCACGCTCGGCCTCTGGCAGCATCACGATTGACGGCACAACGATGCGGGGTAACCAGACAATCGCCCTCGGGCCCGTGACGTTCCACAACACACGCAACGTCCGTCTGTCCCTGGCCGGTGCCGCCTTGGCCTTTCTCGCCCTGGTCATCTTGGGAATCTACGGCGGGACACGGCTGGTCACCGGGGGCGACCCCGGTCAGGAAAGAGCTGTGACGGCGCTGAGCGCCGCAGATCTGCGTCAGGTAATCCCGGCCCTGGGAGCGTGCCGGCAAAGTGGACACGGCCCAAGCCGCCCGAGCACGTGACGTTAAGGCAAGCTCCAGGGTTGGTCGCGACCGAGGCCGTCGGCTATCTGATGGGGGATCCGGACGCCGGGCTGTCCCTTATTGCCGCCGGTTTCACGGACGCGGGCAAGGCCAGCGATTTCCTCCGCGCCATGAAGAAGTCGGGGGACCCGGACGGAAAGGCAGAGAAGGAGGGCGCCAGCGTCCCGATGCCGGAAATCGGGGATGAACTCTGGGCCGTAGCAGAACCCGCCAGCAGTATGCGCAGGCTGCGTGCGCCACCTGGGGCGGGGTGATAGGCAGGCGGTTCGGATTCTTCTTGCCCCTGGCGAGACGCCTGGTCATGAGGGTAATCGCCACCCAAGTGATCAAAGTTTCGGAGTGCTGGACGAGTCGTTCGTAGTCGCGTGCATGTCGGCGGGCGTGCATCATCCAGGCCCATATTCGTTCGACGAACCAGCAGCACGATAAACCAGGAGGCGTCCTTGGGGCGGCTCACGGTCTTGATCGTGAGGCTGAGGCACTTCTTTGCCCAGGTCACGAGCTTTCCGGCGTAGGCGGAGTCTGCCCAGACGATGGTGATCTCGGGATGCCTCCGCGCACTGGAAGTGCTGTCTGCGGAGGGGCGACGGCTGAACCCCGACGACACCACCGTCCACAAGGTCTCCGCCCAGTGATCTGAGCCGCGAACCAGATCGTTTGCGACGGGACAGCAGCACACGCTGACATCCGCCGGAGACGCGAGATGGATCCCTCGATCCAGCGGTGGCGCCACACCTGTTGCACTCGATACGGTGGGCTGCACCGGCGCTGAGCTGTACTAACCCCTAGCGCCCGCGCTCACGCAACGGTCCGAGCCCAGAGAAAGCTCATAGCTGCGAGCGACCTCCTGGTACGGCACCTCGACGCCTTCAGCCTCGCAGATGCGCCGTTGCCGGATTCCGGCCCCATCGACGGCATGCACGAGAGGAGGGCCGGGTCCGGGCGGCCAACTCGTGCAGCTGGGTCGCGAGGCGTTCCTCCCGTCGCAGCAGACAAGGTGACCTGGGGTTTTCGGAGCCGACGAGGTCAGCCTGGGAGGGGGATGAACAGTAGGATGCCGTGGTCGGTTGCGGCGGTGTAGCAGGAAGTGCCGGGGAAGGTGGCGGTGTAGAAGGGGGTGGCGATGGCGAAGACGGGGACGATGGCGTTGTGGATGGTGGCGGTGCCGTTGGCGTCGGTGACGGCGGTGCCGAGGTTGACCGGGCCGAAGAGCGTGGTGGCGGTGAAGGTCACCGGCTGACCGGCCACCGGCATCCCCGAGGTGGTCGTCAGGGTGGCGCTGAGGGTGGGGATGTAGAACTCGGGCAGCGGGGTCAGCCGGAGCCGGATCGTGCCTGGCTGCGCGGTCAGCTTTGTGGGGGTGCGGTTCACGGTGACGGGGGTGCTGGCGTTGGAGCCGGTGAAGCAGCTGTCGCCGTTGTAGGTGGCGGTGAGGGTGCCGGTGGTCAGGGCGGTGGTGGTCAAGCAGGCCTGCCCCGATGCGTTGACGGGGACGATCTGGGTCTGGCCGTTGGGGAGGGTGAAGGTGACCGTGCCGGTCGGCACTGTGGTGGTGGCTGGTGCCGGGGTGATGGTCGCGCATGCGGTCACGTTCTGACCGCAGGTGGAGGGGTTCGGCGTCACCGACAGCGTCGTCGTGGTGGGGTTGGGGCTCACGGTGACGGGGGTGGGGTTGCCGTTCACGGTCGCGGTGAACGTACCGGCGGTGTAGGTGTGGGTGGTCTGCCCGCTCCCGGTGGCGTCCAGGGGGACGGTGACCGTGGGGCTGGCGTCCCCGAAGTCCACCACCGCGCTCCCGTTCGGGGTCCCCCCGGAAATGCTGAACGTCACCGGTTGCCCGCCCACCGGCGCCGCCGGCGAGGTCGTCACCGTCAACGGCGAAATCTCCGTCACGTTCGCCGAGTTGGCGTTGGTGACGTAGACGTTGCTGTTCGGCGCCGCCGCCACCGAGAACGGGAACGCGCCGACGGGGACGGTGGCCAGGACCGTGTTCGTGGTGCTGCTGATCACCGTCACGTTGTTGGAACTGCTGTTGCCGACGTAGACGTTGCCGGTCGGCGCCACCGCCACCCCGAACGGGCCCCCGCCGGTGGGGACGGTGGCCAGGACCGTGTTCGTGGCGCTGTCGATCACCGTCACGTTGTTCGAAACGGTGTTGGTGACGTAGACGTTGCCGTTGGGCGCCACCGCGATCACCCCCGGGACCGTGCCGGCGGGGACGGTGGCCACGACCGTGTTCGTGGCGCTGTCGATCACCGTCACGTTGTTCGAGGTCTGGTTGGCGATGTAGACGTTGCCGTTCGGCGCCACCGCCGCCGCGCCCGGGAACCCACCGGTGGGGAGGGTGGTCAGGACGGTGTTCGTGGCGCTGCTGATCACCGTCACGGTGTTCGCGTTCCGGTTGGCGACGTAGACGTTGCCGTTCGCCGCCACCGCCACCGCGTCCGGGACCGCGCCGACGGGGACGGTGGCCAGGACCGTGTTCGTGGCGCTGCTGATCACCGTCACGTTGTTCGACGTGCTGTTGGCGACGTAGACGTTGCCGTTCGGCGCCACCGCCAGTGCGAACGGGCCCCCGCCGACGGGGACGGTGGCCAGGACGGTGTTCGTGGCGCTGCTGATCACCGTCACGTTGTTCGAGCTCTGGTTGGTGACGTAGACGTTGCCGTTCTGCGCCACCGCAATCATGGCCGGGCCTGAGCCGGCGGGGACGGTGGCCAGGACGGTGTTCGTGGTGCTGCTGATCACGGTCACGTTGCTCGAATTGGCGTTGCCGACGTAGACGTTGCCGTTCGGGGCCACCGCCACCGCCAGCGGGCTCGTGCCCGCCGGGATCGTCACCGTGGAGAACGCCGCACTGAACGGCGCGACCGCAAGCCCCCGTACCGCGGCCACCTCGGATCCACCGGCCGGTACAACCGGCCGAACCCCGCCGGCTACCGCCGGAGCTCCCCACCAACCCGTAATCGGTTCCATGACAAACCTCTCTCAGCTGAGAGGGCCGCCCAAGAACTCCCACCGGGGCCCGCGTCGCATGGCGCCGGTATACGCGAACCGGATCACCGCTTGCACACCGGGACAGAAAGCGGGCACGCCGACATGTACCACGCACCCGCGCGCCACAGGGGTTGCCCATCTCTCCCCGGAGAGATGGGCAACCCACCGGAATGGTCACCACCATTAACCCGAAATGGCCAATGGAACACCACCCTCTTGACTCGACTATCACCCGGACAGACCAATGCACAGCCCAACCCGGGCACGCCGTACGAGACGACGAACTGCCACGCAATGTGGCCGGAGCGTGGAGCTGAGCAGAGGGACGAGGCGAAAAGGGCCTGCGGATGGGTACGGGGCAGTGCAATGCGAAGCGCTACAACCGCTTCCCGCGTGAAGTGATCGCCGAGGGCCGGGCCAAGCCGAGGTGCTCGCTGACGCTGGGATTTCGTGGACCTATCTCGGTCTGAGCGAATCGGACGGCATTCTCGTCGAGGAGATTCGCCGCGGCATGAGGTCAGGCAGCGGAGATCTGAGCGCGAAGGGGGTGAGTGAGATATCGACACCCCCTGCGAGGCCGCTTTGGTGGGCCGGTAGACGCCCCGGTCCTGATCACGAGCAAGGCACCCGTGTCCGTACCGGCGGATCATGGTGAGCTACCACGAGCCGGGTCATCCGGTTGTCTGCGCCGGCAAGGCCGTTTCCTTCGGATCATCTGATTGTTGGTCTGGTGTGTCGTTGACTGACGCCCAGTGGGCACGGATCGAACCGCTGTTGCCGGACCGGACACCTCGGCGGGGTGGGCGGTGGCGTGATCACCGGCAGGTGATCGACGCGATCGCGTTCAAGTACCGCACCGGGACACCGTGGATGGACCTTCCCGAGCACTTCGGCTCGTGGAAGGGCGCCCACAACCGGCTGAGGAAATGGGCCGCTGACGGCACCTGGGAGAAGGTGTTCACCGCCCTGCTCACGCAGGCCGACGCCGAGGGCGACTTGGACTGGATCGTCGCGGTCGACTCCACCATCGTCCGCGCTCACCAGCACGCCGCCGGGGCTCGTCAAAAGGGGCCCCGGCCGGCGAGCCGCGCGATCATGCCCTCGGACGGTCCCGCGGCGGACTGACCACCAAGATCCACCTCGCGGCCGACAGCCGCTGCCGACCGTTTGCGTGCGCCATCACACCCGGCCAGGCCGGTGACGCACCCGCCTTCCCACAGGTCATGGCCCGCTTACGGGTGCCCAGACCGGTCGGGCGGCCCAGAACGACCCCGGACGTGGTTCTGGCTGACAAGACACCCCATGCAGCTATCGGGTCAAGCAGCTGCTGCGAGCGGGGGCAGTAGCGGCGGGGCGAAGGCGATCGCTTCGTCGAACTTCTGATGGCTCGTCAAGCAGTGGTGGAGCTGGCCGAGCATGCGGTTGAAGAGGCGGTGGAGGGCGGCGTGGTAGCGATCGCCGGTGTCTCGTCGGTGGTTGTAGTGAGCATGGGCTCCGGGTGAGGCGGTGAGCGCGGCGAACGCCCAGTGCCGGCCGGTCTCGGCCAGGCGCCTGTTCTTGATCCGGCGATGGCTGACACGGCGGCTCTTGCCGGATTCACGGGTCACCGGGGCGCTTCCGGCGTAGGCGTTCAGGTCGCGGGCGGTGTCGAACCTGGTGCGGTCGTCCCCGATCTCGGCGAGTATCCGAGCGCCGGTGAGCACGGCAAGACCGGGAAAGCTCGTGATGATCTCCGCGTCGGGATGCTGAAGAAAGAGCTCTTCGGTGTCACGCGCCAGGTCCTCGCAGGCCCGGCAGGCCGCGTCGAGCTGGGCGAGCAGTGCGAGTGTCTGGTGCCCCATCGCCGTCTCCACCAGGGCCGGTTGGCGGAGCGAGGGTCGGCGGAAGACCTCAAGGAGCCGATCGGTCTCGGCCTCGATCCGGCGTTGGCGGCCGGCGCGCGTGACGGCGGCCCTCACCCGGCCCCTGCCAAGACTGGCCTAACGGCCAACCCACGGCGCCTATTAGAAGCCGTTGTCGTACCGATCTTGGTGAGCATAGGTTCGATTGCGGCGGCTCGACCAGGTGATCTTGTGGCGTGCTGTGCATGAAGGCAGGGCCTCTGGTGCCGCTCGGGATTGTCGAAGACTATGAGCACGCCAGGAGGCCCTGTTGACGCAGTTCTACGCCCTCGCGTCGGTCGGGTCCAGTTCGGTTGCTCAGTCGTGTGATTGCCTCGCTCACCGGTTCGGGAATGCCGGGGACCGTCCGCAGAGGCGGCCGAGGTACCCGTCCGATATGAGCGACGCGGAGTGGGCGGTCGTCCGCGACGCAATGCCGGTCCCGGAGTGGCTGGAGGGCCGGGGCGGGCAGCCGGAGGGCTACTGCCACCGGCAGATGGTCGACGCGGTGCGCTGCCTGGTCGCGGGCGGCATCACCTGGCGGGCGATGCCCGCGGACTTCCCTGCCTGGGACCGCGTCTACGCCTTCTTCCGACGCTGGCGGGACAAGGGCCTGGTCGCCGAGTTCCACGACCGGTTCCGCGATCGGGTCCGCGAGGCGGCGGACCGGGATCCGGAGCCGACCGCGGGCATCATCGACGCACAGTCGGTGAAGGCGGCCGCGTCGGTGCCGGCCTCAAGCCGGGGATTCGACGGCGGGAAGAAAGTCAACGGCCGCAAACGGCACATCGTGGTGGACACCCTCGGGCTGCTGCTGGCCGTGATGGTCACCGCGACCTGCGCCACCGACCGGGACGCGGGTCAGACGCTGCTGGCCCAGCTGCGTGAACGGCACTGGCGCATCGCACTGGTGTGGGCCGACGGCGGCTACACTGGGCGCCTGGTCGACTTCGCCCGCGACGCCCTGCGCGTCGCGCTGAGTGTGGTTAAACGCAGCGACGACGCCGCCGGGTTCACGGTGCTGCCCAAGAGGTGGCTGGTGGAGCGGACGTTCGCTTGGCTGATGCGCTCACGCCGCCTCGCCCGCGACTACGAGGGCCGCACCGACACCTCGGAGGCGGTGATCCGATGGTCGATGAGCATGGTCATGAGCCGCCGACTCGCCCGGCGACCACGCTGAACATCCCTGGACGTTCCTCTGCCAGCCAGCCCCGCGCTGCCAGACGCTTCGCCTTCGACCGCACCCCTTCAACCTTCGCGGGAACCGGCTGAAGGCCCAGCCCTGCGGCAAGTTGCCGGCAGTCCATCGCCCCGGCGCCAGACCGCCCGTGGCCGGTCAGGATCTCCATGATCCTCCGGTAGTCCGGTGCCAGCACCGCAGCGGCGAGCCCATCGCGCCACACCGGGACCACCGAACCGGGCCCCGCAGCCGCGACCGGCACCGCAGGCTCATCGGACACGGCCACAGGCACGTCCACGTGACCGTGTGACTCCGCCAGGACCTCCCCGACCGTCTCACGGGCGATCACGAACCGCTCCCACACAGCCTCCGCCTCCCGCAGCTCGGCCTGAAGGGCTTCCACGTGCTGCCGAGCAGCGCGTTCGCGCTCTTCCAACAACCCCATCACCGACGGCATCCCGGAACCTCCACCGAAGAGACGACACGACCCCCCGTCCCTGCCGCCGAGAGACCGGCCCTATGCCTAACCAGCGGAAAAACACCCGTCACTCTCGGTACGACAACGGCTTCTAAGGGCCTTCTGACGTGGCGAGGTGTCCGATGGTTTGCTGTGGAGAGTGGACGGTGGGGTGGGCTGTGGGAGATCGCATGTCCGTTGCTGTCGCCGGCCAAGGTGAGGCTGCAAGAGAGACAGCGGCAGCACGGCGATAGGCCTAACGGGTGAAATTCTGTCGATCTCTTGTGGTGCAACGTGCGGTGGTGGGTTACTGCTGTTATCCGCGTTTCGGGCCGCCCATTCGGGTGTGTATTTGACCGGTGCCGGTCTGGGGCCGGTCGCCTGCTCGCTGTTGGCCCATGCGGTGGAGCAGACATTTCCGTGTGCGGGGGAAAGTTCCTCCGCCGACCTGAGGGAGTGTCATGTTCACCTTGACATCGCCATCGCCGCAGGCCGCTCAGGCGCGCGCTGCCGGGTTCACCGCCTCGTTCGCGGCGGGGGTCTCCATTCCCGTGGGTGACACGCCCCAGGGAATCGCCCTGACGCCCGGTGGGGCCCGCGCGTATGTAGCCAACCGGGGCTCGAACACGGTCAGTGTGATCGACACCGCCACGAACACCGTCACCGCCACCATCCCCACGGGGGCCGCTCCCACCTTCGTGGCGATCAGTCCGGACGGCACCCGGGCATATGTGACCATCAACGCAGACGGTCTGCTCAGCGTGATCGACACCGCCACGAACGCCATCGTCGCGGACGTCGCCGTAGCGGGAGCTTCGGTAGTAGCGGCCTCCCCGGACGGCACCCGCGTCTATGTGTCGGGACAGCCTACGAACACGGTCAGTGTGATCGACACCGCCACGAACACCGTCACCGCCACCGTCCCCGTGGGGGATGCGCCGATCGGCGTGGCCATCACCCCGGACGGGACGCGCGTCTACGTCGCGTGTCTCGCCTCGAACGCGGTGAGCGTGATCGACACCGCCACGAACACCACCACTGACACGATCCCCGTCGGTATCCTCCCCATCCTGCTGACGGTCGCCCCCGACGGGGCGCATGTCTACGTCACGAACGTCGGCGACTCCACGGTGAGTGTGATCGACACCGCCGCCAACACCGTCACCGCCACCATCGGCGTCAGCGCCCAGCCACGTTTGACGACGGTGAGCCCGGACGGCAAGCATGCCTACGTGGCGAATGCCGAGCCGGACACGGTGAGTGTGATCGACACCGCCACGAACGCCGTCGTCGAGAACATCGACTTCGGGGACGGACCCACCGTCATTGCGTTCGCCCCCGACGGCACACACGCCTACGTGACCAACTCCGTCGCGGGCACCGTCGGTGTCCTGGCCACGACCGTGATTCCCGACCAGGGCTCCACAGCCGGCGGCGCCACCGTGACGCTCACCGGCCACCACCTGGCCAACGCCACCGCCGTGCGCTTCGGCACCGCTCAGGGCGTCATCACCGCCAACACGGACACCTCGCTGACCGCCATCACCCCCGCGGGGTCCGGTGCCGTCCCCGTGACGGTCACCACCGCGGGCGGCACCGGCACCCTCGGACAGTTCTACTACCGGCCGGTCCCCGTCCTCACCGGTATCAGCCCCGCCGCGGGTCCCCTCGCAGGCAGCGACCAGGAGATCGTCATCACCGGCCGCAACCTCGACGGAGCCATCGATGTGTACTTCGGTCCCACCCGAGCCGTCATCCAAAGGGTCTCCGACACCCAACTCACCATCAGGGCCGCGGCGACTGCGGCGGCAGGCGGGGTCACCGTCACCGTGCGCACCCCCGGCGGCCGTGCCGAAGGCCTGTCCTACACCTACGTCGACCCGCCTACCGTCACCGGCGTCAGCCCCACCTCGGGACCGACCACCGGTGGCACCTCGGTGACCATCACCGGCACCGGCCTGGCCGCCACCGACCAGGTCACTTCAACGGCACCCCGGCACCCTTCGCGGTCCTCTCCGACACCACCGTGACCGCCACCTCCCCGCCCAGCGGCACCGAAGGCACCTTCGGCGTCACCGTCACCGGCCCCGGCGGCAACGCCACCGGATCGTTCACCTACGTCTCCGCACCCGATATCTGACCCACCGAGGCGTACGACTGGGGCGGTGAACAGGCCAGGTGCCCGGGCGGGGGCCGTCACGCTCCCCGCCCGGGCACCTGGCCTGTTCACCGCCCCAGTCGTACGCCTCGGTGGGTCAGATATCGGGTGCGGAGACGTAGGTGAACGATCCGGTGGCGTTGCCGGGGCCGGTGACGGTGACGCCGAAGGTGCCTTCGGTGCCGCTGGGCGGGGAGGTGGCGGTCACGGTGGTGTCGGAGAGGACCGCGAAGGGTGCCGGGGTGCCGTTGAAGGTGACCTGGTCGGTGGCGGCCAGGCCGGTGCCGGTGATGGTCACGAGGTGCCACCGGTGGTCGGTCCCGAGGTGGGGCTGACGCCGGTGACGGTAGGCGGGTCGACGTAGGTGTAGGACAGGCCTTCGGCACGGCGCCGGGGGTGCGCACGGTGACGGTGACCCCGCCTGCCGCCGCAGTCGCCGCGGCCCTGATGGTGAGTTGGGTGTCGGAGACCCTTTGGATGACGGCTCGGGTGGGACCGAAGTACACATCGATGGCTCCGTCGAGGTTGCGGCCGGTGATGACGATCTCCTGGTCGCTGCCTGCGAGGGGACCCGCGGCGGGGCTGATACCGGTGAGGACGGGGACCGGCCGGTAGTAGAACTGTCCGAGGGTGCCGGTGCCGCCCGCGGTGGTGACCGTCACGGGGACGGCACCGGACCCCGCGGGGGTGATGGCGGTCAGCGAGGTGTCCGTGTTGGCGGTGATGACGCCCTGAGCGGTGCCGAAGCGCACGGCGGTGGCGTTGGCCAGGTGGGGCCGGTGAGCGTCACGGTGGCGCCGCCGGCTGTGGAGCCCTGGTCGGGAATCACGGTCGTGGCCAGGACACCGACGGTGCCCGCGACGGAGTTGGTCACGTAGGCGTGTGTGCCGTCGGGGGCGAACGCAATGACGGTGGGTCCGTCCCGAAGTCGATGTTCTCGACGACGGCGTTCGTGGCGGGTGTCGATCACACTCACGTGTCCGGCTCGGCATTCGCCACGTAGGCATGCTTGCCGTCGGGCTCACCGTCGTCAAACGTGGCTGGCGCTGACGCCGATGGTGGCGGTGACGGTGTTGGCGGCGGTGTCGATCACACTCACCGTGGAGTCGCCGACGTTCGTGACGTAGACATGCGCCCCGTCGGGGGCGACCGTCAGCAGGATGGGGAGGATACCGACGGGGATCGTGTCAGTGGTGGTGTTCGTGGCGGTGTCGATCACGCTCACCGCGTTCGAGGCGAGACACGCGACGTAGACGCGCGTCCCGTCCGGGGTGATGGCCACGCCGATCGGCGCATCCCCCACGGGGACGGTGGCGGTGACGGTTCGTGGCGGTGTCGATCACACTGACCGTGTTCGTAGGCTGTCCCGAACATAGACGCGGGTGCCGTCCGGGGAGGCCGCTACTACCGAAGCTCCCGCTACGGCGACGTCCGCGACGATGGCGTTCGTGGCGGTGTCGATCACGCTGAGCAGACCGTCTGCGTTGATGGTCACATATGCCCGGGTGCCGTCCGGACTGATCGCCACGAAGGTGGGAGCGGCCCCGTGGGGATGGTGGCGGTGACGGTGTTCGTGGCGGTGTCGATCACACTGACCGTGTTCGAGCCCCGGTTGGCTACATACGCGCGGGCCCCACCGGGCGTCAGGGCGATTCCCGGGGCGTGTCACCCACGGGAATGGAGACCCCCGCCGCGAACGAGGCGGTGAACCCGGCAGCGCGCGCCTGAGCGGCCTGCGGCGATGGCGATGTCAAGGTGAACATGACACTCCCTCAGGTCGGCGGAGGAACTTTCCCCCGCACACGGAAATGTCTGCTCCACCGCATGGGCCAACAGCGAGCAGGCGACCGGCCCCAGACCGGCACCGGTCAAATACACACCCGAATGGGCGGCCCGAAACGCGGATAACAGCAGTAACCCACCACCGCACGTTGCACCACAAGAGATCGACAGAATTTCACCGTTAGGCCTATCGCCGTGCTGCCGCTGTCTCTCTTGCAGCCTCACCTTGGCCGGCGACAGCAACGGACATGCGATCTCCCACAGCCCACCCCACCGTCCACTCTCCACAGCAAACCATCGGACACCTCGCCACGTCAGAAGGCCCTTAGAAGCCGTTGTCGTACCGAGAGTGACGGGTGTTTTTCCGCTGGTTAGGCATAGGGCCGGTCTCTCGG
This sequence is a window from Streptomyces caniferus. Protein-coding genes within it:
- a CDS encoding virginiamycin B lyase family protein, whose product is MAAVRGLAVAPFSAAFSTVTIPAGTSPLAVAVAPNGNVYVGNANSSNVTVISSTTNTVLATVPAGSGPAMIAVAQNGNVYVTNQSSNNVTVISSATNTVLATVPVGGGPFALAVAPNGNVYVANSTSNNVTVISSATNTVLATVPVGAVPDAVAVAANGNVYVANRNANTVTVISSATNTVLTTLPTGGFPGAAAVAPNGNVYIANQTSNNVTVIDSATNTVVATVPAGTVPGVIAVAPNGNVYVTNTVSNNVTVIDSATNTVLATVPTGGGPFGVAVAPTGNVYVGNSSSNNVTVISSTTNTVLATVPVGAFPFSVAAAPNSNVYVTNANSANVTEISPLTVTTSPAAPVGGQPVTFSISGGTPNGSAVVDFGDASPTVTVPLDATGSGQTTHTYTAGTFTATVNGNPTPVTVSPNPTTTTLSVTPNPSTCGQNVTACATITPAPATTTVPTGTVTFTLPNGQTQIVPVNASGQACLTTTALTTGTLTATYNGDSCFTGSNASTPVTVNRTPTKLTAQPGTIRLRLTPLPEFYIPTLSATLTTTSGMPVAGQPVTFTATTLFGPVNLGTAVTDANGTATIHNAIVPVFAIATPFYTATFPGTSCYTAATDHGILLFIPLPG
- a CDS encoding transposase, with protein sequence MGHQTLALLAQLDAACRACEDLARDTEELFLQHPDAEIITSFPGLAVLTGARILAEIGDDRTRFDTARDLNAYAGSAPVTRESGKSRRVSHRRIKNRRLAETGRHWAFAALTASPGAHAHYNHRRDTGDRYHAALHRLFNRMLGQLHHCLTSHQKFDEAIAFAPPLLPPLAAAA
- a CDS encoding IS5 family transposase; its protein translation is MSDAEWAVVRDAMPVPEWLEGRGGQPEGYCHRQMVDAVRCLVAGGITWRAMPADFPAWDRVYAFFRRWRDKGLVAEFHDRFRDRVREAADRDPEPTAGIIDAQSVKAAASVPASSRGFDGGKKVNGRKRHIVVDTLGLLLAVMVTATCATDRDAGQTLLAQLRERHWRIALVWADGGYTGRLVDFARDALRVALSVVKRSDDAAGFTVLPKRWLVERTFAWLMRSRRLARDYEGRTDTSEAVIRWSMSMVMSRRLARRPR
- a CDS encoding IPT/TIG domain-containing protein, encoding MFTLTSPSPQAAQARAAGFTASFAAGVSIPVGDTPQGIALTPGGARAYVANRGSNTVSVIDTATNTVTATIPTGAAPTFVAISPDGTRAYVTINADGLLSVIDTATNAIVADVAVAGASVVAASPDGTRVYVSGQPTNTVSVIDTATNTVTATVPVGDAPIGVAITPDGTRVYVACLASNAVSVIDTATNTTTDTIPVGILPILLTVAPDGAHVYVTNVGDSTVSVIDTAANTVTATIGVSAQPRLTTVSPDGKHAYVANAEPDTVSVIDTATNAVVENIDFGDGPTVIAFAPDGTHAYVTNSVAGTVGVLATTVIPDQGSTAGGATVTLTGHHLANATAVRFGTAQGVITANTDTSLTAITPAGSGAVPVTVTTAGGTGTLGQFYYRPVPVLTGISPAAGPLAGSDQEIVITGRNLDGAIDVYFGPTRAVIQRVSDTQLTIRAAATAAAGGVTVTVRTPGGRAEGLSYTYVDPPTVTGVSPTSGPTTGGTSVTITGTGLAATDQVTSTAPRHPSRSSPTPP
- a CDS encoding IPT/TIG domain-containing protein, whose protein sequence is MTITGTGLAATDQVTFNGTPAPFAVLSDTTVTATSPPSGTEGTFGVTVTGPGNATGSFTYVSAPDI
- a CDS encoding YncE family protein; its protein translation is MGDAPIGVAITPDGTRVYVACLASNAVSVIDTATNTTTDTIPVGILPILLTVAPDGAHVYVTNVGDSTVSVIDTAANTVTATIGVSASHV